From the genome of Pseudophryne corroboree isolate aPseCor3 chromosome 9, aPseCor3.hap2, whole genome shotgun sequence:
gagcctgttaattgctcttcccagccagggccagtatttactaaaaatccgagtttggccgatttgttttttttactaagtcccaacacgggaattcactttgcacaaatctcggcagtgtttgggacattcgtgatggtttgaacggcaaagtacacaaatacgaatgaatagaccatcggtcaaacgcgcctgttatttcatacaatacgggaattcactattcattcgtatttgggtgttagtctctgagtgctcaattgcggtcggatttgttTGCAATTCGTAaaaaaacgcagcaaaaaaatagacctgcttttttcagccgtgtttacatgtgttgacacttacaaatcattctaacctgaattaggatgcctataaaagggacacaaacttctctcatgcaaaataatttatttccttatgtttgctggccaaaaattgtagatttgtaaggcaatacacatttaacaacatatatccattattacacacatttgtgttcaactttcaaatatttcaaatgttgtttctgcatcatgtttttaaatctgattacttatttttaacacacacaaacatggcacaacaataatgtcagtcattttcggactgaattgtctaaatattactcccaacatattaggacacttttagccaactcaattgtgtttttcttgtcaatttgtctagagaagaaatgtaaacagttacaattcacattgtaaattgtattggtcatggatgaatctgcctggctgccaattagtctgtctgctggctcaaagaatgattagaatctagaaagagtaatgattagaaaaaaatcaagtggtctgctttctgcctgcttaagacaatctgcctggctgccaattagtctgtctgctggctcaaagaatgattagaatctagaaagagtaatgattagaaaaaaatcaagtggtctgctttctgcctgcttaagacaatctgccgggctgccaattagtctctcttctggctcaaagaatgattagaatctagaaagagtaatgattagaaaaaaatcaagtggtctgctttctgcatgctaacatctatgtgcagctcaaacaacagtttcctgctaacaaaaaatacaaagatgataaagaagaaatgtgtgtacaaaattccttttgttgtttgtaccagttataattaatgatgttgtacaaattgtaaaggagctaagtgttatatatattctgttaatcatacacttggtaagtgttttttttctcttctctttaaagaaatgggtgtgtttttttatgtttatttgggtggttgcttgtcctggcctttgcctttaccactgtcatgttggcgtgctctggtggagcgccttggtggtgatgacactgacgttacatttggagtagtcgtaccagaactgctgcttgtttgctgttgctgcagggatctgagtgtttcattgaggttactgagggtggcattgagttcacgtgttgcagcattttgattgtctacaattctggacatgggttcattgatcatttgattgctttctaaaatgtttatatagctttgctgttgtctgtgctgttcttccattatgcgctgtaagttgcccatgacatgtgtaatgtctgcacgtatgatttccatggtatttgcaattcttgtgtttgtttcattttgtctactcagatttctgctgattcgtctgaggtgagatggtaggcttgcaaacatttgggtctgcctacgcaggcaatcttcattagtggcctgctgtctagcccaaatggtccagaacacttgatcagggccttgtgttactggtgttgttgggctgtgttggggtggtggtgtgctttgctgtgggggagtactcacaggtgctggggggctgattccttcgcttactggatgcatttctaacatgattgtgtcatccatgtcactgagttgctgttgttgcggagggatgctggtaccaggactagaagctgaaattaaaaacatttatccgttacttatccatatgtttaatacattggtacaaagcactaaacatggaacacatgtaatggactggtgctttcagatatccggcctagcaacatcatcactcattacttaaatacatacatatgcctgtttgtggcaaatgtgtctggttacttcattctgaaagcaaacacatgagttgtatggtacatcagacatactcctacctaaaaacacattgtaatccataatgtgttgccttatagtgtctccaaccaaaacatagtaatgtttttgtatgcagttggcaatgttaggacaagcacacatgtgtaaatgattctaacaaccttactatttgcaaagcttacacatgagtttctgttgcagcatcttccacacaatgtgctactgtatggctgaagtggacatacatatctttactggatgttgtgtaagccattttgtttggtttccatttcatgttttactgacttgggtaagtatagcagattttgatgggtattgacttaatgagtttaagtaaatggttttttaaagatctgacatttttaattgttatcacagtttgttactcacaatcaagatgaggggagtgtggttgtcgtcttggaggtgtatccaaaatttggagtgggggcaccgaacaaacagtagataatcttcgtggcggggtagcctgctgtggttggccctggacatcagaccttgctttctttgctggcagatgttttttgtggtgtgttccagaagtgcgccttctgctgcttaagacttctttgaatggacctagtattgaaagtgacattttgttatggccattcatttacaaacctaacctatactacaatggacactttacctgcttccgcagcatcatcatcatcagatgtgatgggagtgactgtaggacgaccagtactgatttttttcaacactgtaaatcccaaaaaaataaaataattcatgctattgttaatacatccacccattatgcttataaacattacatctttaaaaaatggatgttttattatgaatctaaaaataaggacattaaacacaaaaagcacaacaacaaacccaaaacattgtccaatagccatatgcactatggaaagtgcaacacagggaatcatatacaggacacagacataggacacaattccaaaaacatacactaacaagccaaaacacacacagcttcattttcaaataaaatgaaaaaataaaataaaaaaatacagatgcgatatagaaataggtctgtgatgtggcactccaaacacacattaacacaatatgaggccaataaaaattaaaaaatgtaaaaaaaaaaaccagtaaggtaactaagtctgcagttgttgtgtcagtgtgcaaatacagactcaaaatgaaccagcaaatagtggccttgacttaaacaatattacattgagtactaatgaaattatacatgtaactgccttcaaagacactttgcactactccagcctctaacatatcaaccactgatttggaaacattgcacatggataacagaataaaaaaaacatagtccaactttcaaaatgtacaatgtgcaaaagtaaaacattattgctggacaattcaatgacacaccaagtccaaactacacatggaaaatgtactgtcgaaaaaccacatgacatacaagcaagtaagacgttacattgacttttgtatgaaacatgacccaaaacaatgtatttgatgacgcacacttgaagatgggagtaatatgcaacgtcacatgacacacatttaaaacatacagtaagccagaagtaatgtcatagaatgttaaggcaaatacacatgctcaccatccttcctggggcgatcggaatcccggacatgggttgcagacactacttgtggagggattatagtccacatgggctcctcatagtccagatatgtggcaataaagggcgagccgacttcgcctccttggccattttggacttgacacgtcgttttatgtcatagtaccgtttgcagcacgtgtcctccgtccacttcaccaccccctcactatttacagcagcaactactttcgcccacaacaccgtcttcttccgtgttggcaccttggcggactcaggcccaaatagctgccgctgatacttcatcagctcccgcaccaatgccacattttctgcataactaaacttgacattccgcccagtcttagtagtggtgcgtggctgcggagctgtctgactgtcactatcactgtcacttgaggctgctgcagcaacctcaccaacctcctccacctcactaacctcactaacactcacctcctccacctgaccgacctcctccccctcactaacaccctccacctcactcacctcagccacctctgcgtcacacataattgtgactaaacaattaacacagaaaaaaaaagacaaaacaaaacactcctccgctaccactacactaatcacacacacacacacacacacacacacacacacacacacacacacacacacacacacacacacacaaacactgacaagggactataaataaaaaaaactaggacaaaattgagacaaaaccaaaaaatacaagacaacaagaatgacaaaactactttcaaacacaatacaacactcagaactcgcaaaaatactcctccaaacaaacactactcaccaaactccactgcacaacctctctcctcaccactaactaaacccacgaggtgcggacggtttggggcgtatttatatggttgcgcacagacactcctaccatctgaaatgtcacgatccgggtatctggacgccatttcttacctatcagatgcctcctaaggctggctcagcgctccaggaccggatcccatctgttatcctgatgtgcacattcccgcatcctctcctgtctctctggacgcagtcacagtaacgccttatacatctggcatggcgtctcccgcggcctccgccgccgtccctgagcttctgcattcagagtggcgattacgtcagccgcggcctccgctgtgtccgcgtggtcggatgtgcatctgtcagcctggcgtctcctgtctccggtggccggcgccgccattactgttttccagaccacatggattacaattcaaacttccctccaagtgtctgcatgggcgcagccatcttggattctgtcagctgatcattcctaccaatccgttgtcagtattattaaattgcataattgcctagccaatgccttccttgctgcaggtataaataggttgtgcctgagcaaggaaggcgtcagtgctttggttgtcaaacctagttcctgtttgtctctctcctgtgattgtcttccaggttccagctcctgtctcaagacttccaccatagagacccgcaccagcattccacctgcggtgtagcctgactctccaatccattgtggattcatctgtttccagctacaacattacctgcttccagctcagcttccagcagagtacagcttcccttaaagggccggtgtcctttctacactttaccactctccaccggtattattatttctccgctctcaagttctacatttcagttcatatttcatcgctcccaagttcatttattatttaactggttccagccagtatccactccgtgctaacaacagtctggttccagccagtatccacagcagctgttttatcttcagcaacccagcttttcctggaacaccagctggcacaatcctgggttatctccattgctacagtcgggcctggtaaggactttccatctagaagatcataagaactatctcacactaccagtgccctgtggctcctgccatcctgtagtacccaggaactgtatttattctttgctgacttttacgttttcttttactgctgctgtgttgcggagttgtcataataaacatcattgacttttatccaagttgtcgtggtcacgccttcgggcagttattatttatgttacttacatgtccaggggtctgatacaacctcccaggttccggtacatctcagcccctacaactgaggctgcctcccgtcagctcaggccctcagttgtgacagtaagcactgacctaatgaatccagccggagaccaggatcaagcggccaggccgatgcaagaactggcagcccgactagaacatcaggaggctgcacagggccacatcatccgctgtctccaggatctctctactcggctggatgggattcagacaactctccgtggatcaggcgcgtctggtgcgtcaaccacagtgactccagctataaccccacccaccttacccatttctgctccacgtcttcattttccaacgccagcaaaatttgacggatctccaagattctgcaggggatttctcaaccagtgtgagattcagtttgagctacaacctggcaattttcccagtgaccgtacaaaaattgcctacattatttctcttcttagtggctcagcccttgattgggcatcaccgttatgggagaggtccgacaccctgctatcttcctacactgccttcgtgtcaacattcaggcgcatcttcgacgagccaggccgggtaacctcagcttcatccgagattctccgtttacgccaggggtcacgtactgtaggacaatatctgatacagttccagatcctggcgtccgaactggcatggaacgacgaggccctgtatgctgcattctggcatggcttatctgagcatattaaagatgagttagctaccagagacttaccttctaagttagatgagctaatctcactctgcacgaaagttgatttacgtttcagagagagagcaactgagcgtggaagatcatctgctccaaaatcttctgctcctcctcctcgtcaactgtcaccatctaaagatgagcccatgcaacttggccgttcccgtttaactcctgctgagcgccgaagacgtctctccgagtttctctgtctctattgtgcagctccgtctcacaccattaatgcctgtcccaaacgtccgggaaactccaaatcctagctcgccaaggagagggccggctaggagtaatgatctcctctccatcttctcaagattgtaatctcccagtctcgcttcaagttgctcaacgttatcggaacgtcattgccctccttgattccggagcagctgggaactttattaccgaagcctatgttaaacggtggtccctacccaccgagagacttccttcgtccatttctttaactgccgtggatggcagcaaaatttttgatgcagttatttctttaaggactctaccagttcgtctgagagtgggagttcttcattccgaacttatttcttttttagtgattccaagagccacacatcctgtggtcctgggccttccatggctccgtcttcacaatcctacaattgattggacgactacgcaaatcctggcatggggttcctcctgtgctgagacatgtttgtttaaagtattgcctgtctgttcttcctcccccaggtcgtctgatgttccacctcctccatatcaagatttcacggatgtgttcagtaaagcttctgctgatatccttcctcctcatagagaatgggactgtccgattgatctcgttccagggaaggttccacctcgaggccgaacttatccgttgtctctgcctgagacgcattctatggaggaatatattaaagagaacctagcaaaggggttcattcgaccttcttcttctccagccggcgcaggcttcttttttgtaaaaaagaaagatggtggtctgcggccgtgcatcgactacagaggtttgaacgacattaccatcaagaaccgttatcctttacccctgattactgagctctttgacagagttagcggagctaccatctttacaaagctggacttgcgaggtgcatacaatctcatccggatccgtgagggtgacgagtggaagaccgcatttaacacccgtgacggacattatgagtacctcgtcatgcccttcggattgagcaatgctccagctgtcttccagcatttcgtcaatgagatcttcagagacattctataccgtcatgtcgtggtctatctagatgatatcctcatttttgccaacaatttagaggaacatcgtttttgggtaaaggaggttctgtcccgtctccgtgtcaatcatctctattgcaaattagagaaatgcgtctttgaagtcaagtccattccgtttctagggtacattgtgtccggttccggactagagatggatcctgagaaactacaagcaattcagaattggccggtacccttaaccctcaaaggggtccagaggttcttagggttcgccaattattaccgaaagtttatacgagacttttccaccattgtggcgcctattactgctttcaccaagaagggtgctaacccgtccaagtggtctgaagaagccatgcaagcttttcatcttttaaaacagaggttcatctctgcgcctgtcctgaaacagcctgacatcgactctcctttcatcctagaggtggatgcctcctccgttggagtaggagcggtgttatctcagagggctaaagatggccatttacatccttgcagtttcttctcacggaagttctccccagcggagcgcaactatgccattggcgaccaggagttgctagccatcaagctcgctctagaggagtggagatatctgttggagggagcttctcattcaatcaccatccttacagaccacaagaaccttctatatttgaaaggcgcacaatgtctcaaccctcgtcaggccagatgggcacttttcttttccaggttcgactttaaactccagttctgtccgggctctcagaatcgcaaggccgatgccctttcccgctcatgggagcaagaaaatgagtcagagtcttcagacaagcatcctattataagtccgttggcattctccacggtagggatggactctacgcccccatcagggaaaagttttgtgaagccgatgctaaggaagaagctcatgcattgggcccatgcttcccgttttgccggacatacaggtatccaaaaaaccctggagtttatctctaggtcctattggtggccaactctgaaaaaggacgtcttggagtttattgcatcttgcccaaagtgtgcccaacataaagtatcccgccagtcgcctgcggggcaactggttccactgtccgttccccgtcgaccatggacccacttgtcgatggatttcattacagacttacccatgtgcaacaagttcaataccatctgggtggtagttgaccggttcaccaagatggcacacttcattcctctcaacggtcttccgtcagcttccaagttggctcaagtattcatacaagagatcttccgactccacggtcttcctgaagaaattatctctgatcgaggagttcaattcacagccaaattctggcgaagtttatgtcaagtcctccaagtcaagctaaagttttccacggcttaccatcctcagaccaatggtcaaaccgagagggtgaatcaggacttggaggccttcctccgcatctatgtgtcctcctctcaagatgactgggttcaattacttccctgggccgagttctgtcataacaaccagtatcattcttcatcttcttcaacaccattcttcaccaactttggattccaccctaaagtccctgagttccaaccgcttccagcaacttctgttcccgcagtggatatcaccttgcatcagtttgccaatatctggaagagcgtacgatcagctctgctcaaggcatcgttcaggtacaagaagtttgcggataagaagcgtcgagcagttcctgctctcaaggtgggtgatcgggtatggttatccacgaagaatttgaggttaagagttcccagtatgaagtttgcacctcgctacatcggtccttttaaaattgatcaagtcatcaatcctgttgcttacagactccagttgcctcccttcttaaagatacccaggacattccatgtttccctgttgaaaccgctaatcttgaatcggtttcattcctcacttcctccaactccgaaagtccaaactcaacgaggcgttgagtatgaagtagccaagatcctggattcacgtcaccgttacggtcaacttcagtatcttattgactggaagggttatggccctgaggaacgttcatggaccaatgcttctgatgtccatgctcctgccttggtccggagattccattccaagtttcctcaaaagccaaagaagtgtcctggggccactcctaaaggggggggtgctgtcacgatccgggtatctggacgccatttcttacctatcagatgcctcctaaggctggctcagcgctccaggaccggatcccatctgttatcctgatgtgcacattcccgcatcctctcctgtctctctggacgcagtcacagtaacgccttatacatctggcatggcgtctcccgcggcctccgccgccgtccctgagcttctgcattcagagtggcgattacgtcagccgcggcctccgctgtgtccgcgtggtcggatgtgcatctgtcagcctggcgtctcctgtctccggtggccggcgccgccattactgttttccagaccacatggattacaatccaaacttccctccaagtgtctgcatgggcgcagccatcttggattctgtcagctgatcattcctaccaatccgttgtcagtattattaaattgcataattgcctagccaatgccttccttgctgcaggtataaataggttgtgcctgagcaaggaaggcgtcagtgctttggttgtcaaacctagttcctgtttgtctctctcctgtgattgtcttccaggttccagctcctgtctcaagacttccaccatagagacccgcaccagcattccacctgcggtgtagcctgactctccaatccattgtggattcatctgtttccagctacaacattacctgcttccagctcagcttccagcagagtacagcttcccttaaagggccggtgtcctttctacactttaccactctccaccggtattattatttctccactctcaagttctacatttcagttcatatttcatcgctcccaagttcatttattatttaactggttccagccagtatccactccgtgctaacaacagtctggttccagccagtatccacagcagctgttttatcttcagcaacccagcttttcctggaacaccagctggcacaatcctgggttatctccattgctacagtcgggcctggtaaggactttccatctagaagatcataagaactatctcacactaccagtgccctgtggctcctgccatcctgtagtacccaggaactgtatttattctttgctgacttttacgttttcttttactgctgctgtgttgcggagttgtcataataaacatcattgacttttatccaagttgtcgtggtcacgccttcgggcagttattatttatgttacttacatgtccaggggtctgatacaacctcccaggttccggtacatctcagcccctacaactgaggctgcctcccgtcagctcaggccctcagttgtgacatgaaacacaaccaatcacgaacggggagaaaaccgaaactaaaagtgaaaatgcggcagcgGGAAAAAAACAACCtgtgcgtttaacttagaaaaaaacccagcaaaaacaacacaaacacgtacgcaaacgacaatgacggccgtaaatgtgccaaaaaaaaaacgactggcatcgacatcggaaaacacgaaaacaataaactcgaatgcttagtaacttggcgtatataggccctcattccgagtcattcgctgggtaattttcttcgcatcgcagcgtttttctgcttagtacgcatgcgcaatgttcgcactgcgactgcgccaagtaattttgctatgaagatagtttttttactcacggctttttgttcgctc
Proteins encoded in this window:
- the LOC134956995 gene encoding uncharacterized protein LOC134956995; its protein translation is MDDTIMLEMHPVSEGISPPAPVSTPPQQSTPPPQHSPTTPVTQGPDQVFWTIWARQQATNEDCLRRQTQMFASLPSHLRRISRNLSRQNETNTRIANTMEIIRADITHVMGNLQRIMEEQHRQQQSYINILESNQMINEPMSRIVDNQNAATRELNATLSNLNETLRSLQQQQTSSSSGTTTPNVTSVSSPPRRSTRARQHDSGKGKGQDKQPPK